A genome region from Onychostoma macrolepis isolate SWU-2019 unplaced genomic scaffold, ASM1243209v1 Scaffold4, whole genome shotgun sequence includes the following:
- the LOC131535598 gene encoding uncharacterized protein LOC131535598, whose amino-acid sequence MISCSFICVFAVLINKVCLQVTVEAVFGGSVVLPCSSAEHDLKLQDVDVSWRHNGSKSVCDLIPHSNSIETQDPRYRNRAETFPEEYEQRNFSIKLSGLTHADAGKYICYITPSDEQKTVELIINDLFVAETTTEKGNKTTDQETRPDRVEKSWLWIPVVILLTIILGLLFFLIIFRKKIPSCLMSGEHGLGSDAHEVVSPVPCYKSVTADDRDEAGKAGE is encoded by the exons TGTCTGCAGGTCACAGTAGAGGCTGTTTTCGGTGGTTCTGTTGTCCTGCCGTGTTCTTCAGCTGAACATGATCTTAAACTTCAAGACGTTGATGTGAGCTGGAGACACAATGGCAGCAAAAGTGTGTGTGATTTAATTCCACACAGTAATTCAATAGAGACACAGGACCCACGATATAGGAACAGAGCTGAAACTTTCCCTGAGGAGTATGAACAAAGAAACTTCTCCATCAAACTCTCTGGTCTCACTCACGCTGATGCTGGAAAATACATCTGCTACATCACCCCCTCAGATGAACAGAAGACAGTAGAGCTGATCATCAACG ACTTGTTTGTTGcagaaacaacaacagaaaaaggaaacaaaaccaCTGATCAAGAAACCAGACCAGACCGTGTCGAGAAATCGTGGCTTTGGATCCCGGTTGTCATTCTATTAACCATAATACTGGGTTTACTTTTCTTTCTAATTATCTTTAGAAAAAAGATCCCAAGCTGCCTTATGTCAGGTGAACATGGCCTGGGTTCAGACGCTCATGAGGTTGTGAGCCCTGTTCCATGTTATAAATCGGTAACTGCTGATGATCGTGATGAAGCAGGTAAAGCAGGTGAATGA